Proteins from one Juglans microcarpa x Juglans regia isolate MS1-56 chromosome 6S, Jm3101_v1.0, whole genome shotgun sequence genomic window:
- the LOC121237313 gene encoding peroxisomal membrane protein PEX14-like translates to MATQSGAPPNSMVGNPQNPAAELAQQTNLDQQESRVEAPKQISTPSVFVNSEPMREEQVQNAVKFLSHPKVRGSPVIYRRSFLEKKGLTKEEIDEAFRRVPDPPQSAHAGSDRQDEKVKSSSNNQPQAPIQTLQPAVAASTGTLGTLMQYRFKWSHAVFAVGLLAVSGAGTAVLVKNAIIPRLKSWIRKVVLDEENDLAQKPDPKPSLEEEAAAAAKAAAAAAADVAKASQEMAQSRNEERRYFEGFTNLLDVQLQEMKSMTDAIRKLEGQTNAQGRASFVDQEDNRISKSSSKQPYLNGKMDYDLRSVRSSSPSTTVEPSIAPHPKSYMDIVAMIQSGETPPNIKDINDLLSNQYQQPSNPHLAQTKPWEVGQAQNISGQAFQSQVNGEGLNAKVQYSGINSQLNGENSVPWWQQKNVKITNIENDNKLKSGSYGLRTSEQPVQRSWVPPQPPPVAMLEAAEAIRQPKPSVQRAQLVDDPSVAHPSDQTDELQRITKISESGGPVEINGGSSALNSSEIQEDGNGFEQS, encoded by the exons ATGGCGACTCAATCAGGCGCTCCACCAAATTCAATGGTCGGGAATCCGCAGAACCCGG CTGCAGAACTTGCACAACAAACGAATCTGGATCAGCAAGAGTCCAGAGTAGAGGCTCCCAAACAAATCTCTACACCGTCAGTGTTTGTGAACTCCGAGCCAATGCGAGAGGAACAAGTGCAAAATGCGGTCAAATTTCTCTCACACCCAAAAGTTAGGGGCTCTCCAGTCATCTATAGAAGATCTTTTCTTGAGAAGAAGGGCCTTACAAAGGAGGAGATTGATGAAGCCTTTAGGCGTGTGCCT GACCCACCCCAAAGTGCGCATGCAGGCAGTGATAGACAAG ATGAGAAGGTAAAATCATCATCAAACAATCAGCCACAAGCCCCAATACAAACTCTGCAGCCTGCAGTAGCTGCTTCCACCGGTACCTTGGGTACTTTAATGCAGTACCGATTTAAATGGTCTCATGCTGTTTTTGCTGTCGGATTACTGGCTGTTTCAGGTGCTGGAACAGCTGTACTAGTCAAG AATGCTATTATTCCCAGGTTGAAGTCTTGGATTCGCAAGGTTGTATTGGATGAAGAAAATGACCTAGCGCAAAAGCCTGATCCAAAACCAAGTTTGGAAGAAGAAGCAGCTGCTGCTGCAAAAGCAGCTGCAGCTGCAGCTGCTGATGTCGCAAAAGCAAGCCAAGAAATGGCGCAATCAAGAAATGAAG AAAGGAGATATTTTGAAGGATTTACGAACCTGTTAGATGTGCAACTACAGGAAATGAAGTCAATGACTGATGCCATAAGGAAATTGGAAG GACAAACAAATGCCCAAGGGAGAGCCTCTTTTGTTGATCAAGAAGATAATCGAATCTCTAAATCCAGTTCAAAG CAACCATATCTAAACGGCAAGATGGACTACGACTTGCGATCAG TGAGATCTTCCTCACCTTCCACAACTGTAGAACCATCAATTGCGCCTCACCCTAAGTCATATATGGAT ATTGTGGCCATGATCCAAAGTGGGGAGACACCTCCAAATATCAAA GACATAAATGACTTACTCTCAAATCAATATCAGCAACCATCAAATCCTCATTTAGCACAAACTAAG CCATGGGAAGTTGGTCAGGCCCAGAACATCTCAGGCCAAGCATTTCAGTCTCAAGTGAATGGCGAAGGCTTGAATGCCAAGGTACAATACAGTGGAATAAACTCTCAGTTAAATGGTGAGAATTCAGTACCTTGGTGGCAGCAGAAAAATGTCAAGATCACAAACATTGAAAATGACAACAAACTCAAGTCGGGGTCATATGGTTTGCGAACCAGCGAGCAACCAGTTCAGCGTTCATGGGTCCCTCCTCAGCCACCCCCAGTGGCAATGCTAGAAGCAGCTGAAGCCATCCGACAGCCAAAACCATCAGTTCAGAGAGCACAGTTGGTCGATGATCCTTCAGTAGCACATCCTTCAGATCAAACTGATGAGCTGCAGAGGATCACAAAAATATCTGAATCTGGAGGTCCTGTGGAGATTAATGGTGGGAGCTCAGCGCTTAACTCAAGTGAGATACAAGAGGATGGCAACGGGTTTGAACAGAGCTAA